CCGCCGATCTCAGCCCGCGCTGGAGTTCTTTCGCGCCAGAACGCGTTCCCATTCGAGTGCGCTGGTGACGATGCCATCAAGGTCGTCGTGCTGAGGCGTCCAGGCGAGTTCGCGGCGGGCGAGATTGGAATCCGCAATCACGGAGGCGGCGTCGCCCGGCCGGCGCGGGGCCATCGTCACCGCCAGGTCCGATCCGTGAACCCGCCGTACCGACTCGATGACGTCCAGCACCGAATAGCCGTGGCTGTAGCCGCAATTGGCGACCAGGCTCCCGCCCCCTTCCCGCAGGCGCTGCAGGGCCAGGCGATGGGCGGCGACGAGATCGCTGACATGAATGTAGTCGCGTACGCAGGTGCCGTCCGGAGTCGGGTAGTCCGTCCCGTAGACTTGCATGGCCTTGCGCTTGCCGGTGGCGGTCTCGCAGGCCACCTTGATCAGGTGCGTTGCGCCAGCGGTCGACTGGCCTGTGCGGCCCCGGGGATCGGCGCCGGCGACGTTGAAGTAGCGCAGCGCCGTGTAAGTGAGCGGATGCGCGGCGGCGGCGTCCGCCAGCATCCACTCGCACATCAGTTTCGAGCGGCCATAGGGCGATTCGGGCGCCAGCCGCGCATCCTCCACGATCGGCTCCAGCCCGGCCGATCCGTAGACGGCAGCAGTCGAGGAGAAGATGAAGTGCGGCACGCCGCCCCTCACCGCCTGCTCCAGCAGGGTGCGCGTCCCGGCCGTGTTGTTGCCGTAGTAGCCGAGCGGGTCCGCCACCGATTCCGGAACAACGATAGAGCCGGCGAAGTGGACGATCGCATCGACGGAGTGCTCTCGAAGGATCTTCGCAACCAGCGCGGCGTCCGCGATGTCCCCCACATAGAGCCTGGCTTCTGGCGCAACCGCCCAGTCGAAACCGCTCGACAGCCGGTCGAGCACCACGACCTCCTCGCCGCCGCCGAGCAGTTCCCAGACCATGTGGCTGCCGATGTAGCCTGCTCCCCCCGTCACCAGAACCGCCATCAAAAACTCCCCACGATGATCTCACCGCCATAGCGGCAAATCTCTAACTTTCCTTGCTTTGTGCCAATTGTTGGGGCGCGCGCATGTGAGAATTTGCAAATCCGTTGCGGATTGACTGAAATCAAAGCTGCCGCGGCGTCGTTATGGTCGAAAGGGCGTGGCATTTTGCCCAAAAGGCGAGAATGGACGCATCCACAGCGCGTCACTATGATCCGGACACCCAACGAGCAGGCATCATGAACTATCAGCGTTTCTTCGAGGAAGCCGTCGATCAGGTCCACGCGGAGCGACGCTATCGCGTCTTCGCCGATCTCGAGCGCATCGTGGGGTCCTTCCCGAGAGCCATTTGGCGCAACAACGGCCAGACCAAGGAGATCACCGTCTGGTGCTCCAACGACTATCTCGGCATGGGCCAGCATCCGGACGTGATCGCCGCCATGCAGAACGCGGTCGGCCGCATGGGCTCGGGCGCCGGCGGCACGCGCAACATCTCCGGCAACAACCATCCGCTGGTCGAGCTGGAAAACGAGCTCGCCGACCTGCACGGCAAGGAAGCCGGACTCGTCTTCACTTCCGGCTTCGTCTCGAACGAAGCATCCATCTCCACCATCGGCCGTCTGCTGCCGAACTGCCTCATCCTCTCCGACGAGCTGAACCACGCCTCGATGATCGAGGGCGTGCGCCGCTCCGGCGCCGAGAAGAAGATTTTCCGCCACAATGACGTCGCCCACCTCGAAAGCCTGCTGCAGGCGGCGGGCCGCGAGCGCGCCAAGCTGATCGTGTTCGAGAGCGTCTATTCGATGGACGGCGACATCGCGCCGATCAAGGAGATCGTCGAGCTCGCCGAACGGTACAACGCCATGACCTATATCGACGAAGTGCATGCCGTCGGCATGTACGGCGCACGGGGTGGCGGCATTTCCGAGCGCGACGGCCTCGCCCACCGCATCGACATCATCGAAGGCACGCTGGCCAAGGCGTTCGGCACCCTGGGCGGCTATATCACCGGCACCCGCACGATCATCGACGCCGTGCGCTCCTACGCGCCGGGCTTCATCTTCACGACCGCCCTGCCGCCGGCCATCGCCGCGGCCACAACTGCCTCGATCCGACACCTCAAGGCTTCGCAGGTCGAGCGCGACGCGCAGCATCGGCAGGCGCAGCGCGCCAAGGACGTGCTGTCGGCCGCCGGCTTCCCGGTGATGCCGTCGGTCACCCACATCGTGCCGATTCTCGTGGGCGACCCTGAGCTCTGCAAGATGGCGACCGACCGGCTGCTCGGCAAACACGGCATCTACATCCAGCCGATCAATTACCCGACGGTGCCGCGCGGTACCGAACGCCTGCGCATCACACCGACACCGTTCCACTCGGATGCACTGATCGAGGAATTGAAGGATGCCCTGATCGAAACGTGGGACGCGCTGGGCATTCCCTACGGCGAAGCTGGCCAGCCGTCGCTCGCCAAAAGTGACCGCATCATCCCGCTGCTGGTTCCGAAGTCCGGCGGCTGAGCAGTCGATTCGGCCGAGGCAAGTCCCTCTTCACCGCAGCTCTGCGTGGCAGTTCACGAACGCTGCCCTCCCGGGCGCTGTGGACCAGCGACTTGAGCCATGTCCACGAGCGGCACGCGCCGACTGACGAGATCAGCGGCTGCCCAGCCGGTCGGCCACCCGCGTCGCGGCTTCCTCGACCTGATCCAGCCGGCGGTGGAAGCAGAGCCGCAGGAACCCCTCCCCGCCCGCGCCGAAGGCCGTTCCAGGCGCCAGCCCGACATTCGCCTTGTCAACGATCTCGATCGCGGCATCCATCGAGTTCTCCAGGCCGTCGACGGCGAAGAACAGGTAGAAAGCGCCCAGCGGCACAGCGAACCGCGCCCGTCCGGTCGCGCCGATGATGCCGCACACGAGATCGCGGGCGCGGTGCGCACGCTCGACCTGGGAGGCGACGAAGGCGTCACCTTCGTCGAGCGCGGCGATGGCGCCGCGCTGCATGAACTGCGCCACCCCGGACGTCGAATACTGGATGAGGTTTTCCAGCGTCTGTTGGAGCGACGGGTGCACGCGCAGCCAACCCACCCGCCAGCCGGTCATCGCCCAGTTCTTCGAGAAGGTGTTGACGAAGAGGATGCGATCCTCGGGCGCCATGATGTCGAGGAAGGACGGCGCCCGCCCGCCATCGTAGTGGAAGAGTGAATAGATCTCGTCGGCGATGATCCAGAGCCCTTTCCGGCGCGCCAGATCCAGCACCGCCTTCAGCGTGGCAAGATCTGCGGTCCAGCCGGTCGGGTTGCACGGGCTGTTGAGGAAGATCGCACGCGTCTTCGGAGTGATGGATGCTTCCAGCAGATCAAGGTCGAGGGACCAGCCATTGCCCGAAAGATGCAGCGCCACCGGGATCGGATTGGCTCCGGCCACGATCGCCGCGCCGGCAAAGTTCGGCCAGGCGGGAGAGAGATAGACGAGGTCGTCGCCGCCGCCTGCGACGAGCTGGATCGCCAGCTGGATCGCGTGCATGCCGGAACTGGTGACGATGAACTCCTCGGCCGGGAACGCCCTGCCGAAATGGCGCTGATAGTAGCGAGCAAGCGCCTCGCGCAGGTCGGGGATCCCGCGCTGCCAGGTGTAGAAGGTCTCGCCGTCGCGCAGCCCCTTGGCCGCTGCCTCGGAAATGAAGTCAGGCGTGGGCAGGTCGCCCTCGCCGGCCCAGAGCGGGATGAGGCCGGGGCGGTCGCGGCCGTAATTCACGACCGAGACGATGCCGCTGGCGGGCGCTCTGGCCGCAGCCGGCTGTATGTGGGTCATGAAGGTCATGGCGAGGTCCGGCTTCGTCGGAAGCCATGCCCATAACGCCTTTGCGGCGCAAGCGCGAGGCCGCCCACGCGACGGCCATCGGATTCCCCGGATTGGCGCAATCCGGGGAAGCTTGGGAAGTGGCTACTTCTTCGCGAGGATGTCGCGGATTTCGGTCAGAAGGGCGACGTCGGCAGGCGGCGCCGCCGGGGCGGCCGTCTTCTCCTTCTCGAGCTTGCGGCGCATCGTATTCACGCCCTTCACCATGAGGAAGATGATCCAGGCCAGGATCAGGAAGTTGATGACCACGGTCAGGAAGTTGCCATAGGCGAACACGGCGCCCTGCTTCTTGGCTTCTTCCAGCGAGAGCGCGGTGACGTTGGACGACAGCGGCAGGAAGTAGTTCGAGAAGTCGAAGCCGCCGAAAACCGCGCCGACGATCGGCATGATGATGTCGCCGACGAGCGAGTTGACGATCAGCCCGAAGGCGCCGCCGATGATGACGCCGACCGCAAGGTCCATCACGTTCCCCTTGGAGATGAACTCCTGGAATTCCTTGAGCACTTGTGCCTCCTGTGCTTTCCCCGACGCTGCAACCGCGTCTTGAATCGACGCTCGCTATGCACCCTATCAAATGGCAAGTCGCGGTGAACCCGTATTTTCTGGCGCGGTATCCACGACTATCGACAGCGCTCGCAAGCTGTGATTGCCTCGCCTGGGAATTCCGCGGGAGGAAAGGGCAAAGGCTTGCAGGCGTTGTTCGTCGGCGTTCTCGCCGTCGCCTATGTCACGCTGTTGTTCTGGATCGCCAGCATCGGCGACCGGCGGTCGGTAGCGCGCGCGTCAAGCCTGCCGCGGCCGAACATCTACGCGCTCAGCCTCGGCATCTACTGCACCTCGTGGACCTTCTTCGGATCCGTGGGCCTCGCCTCCGAACGCAACTTCGAGTTCCTGGCCATCTATATCGGACCGATTCTGGTCTTCACGTTCGGTTTCCCGTTGCTCAGACGTCTCGTACGGCTCGCAAAGGCCGAGAAGATCACGTCGATCGCCGACTTCCTGGGCGCGCGCTACGGCAAGAGTTTCGGCGTCGCGTCAATCGCGACGCTGATCGCGACGGTCGGCGCCGTGCCCTACATCGCCCTGCAGCTCAAGGCGATTTCCGGCTCGATGAGCCTGATCGTCGAGCATCACACCGGCGCACCGTTCTCCTTCGATCCGTTCGTGAGCGACATCTCGCTGGTGGTCGCCATGCTGCTCGCGGTCTTCGCGGTCCTGTTCGGCACCCGGCACGCCGACGCGACCGAGCATCAGGACGGGCTGGTGCTGGCGGTTGCGGTCGAATCCGTCGTCAAGCTGGCGGCTTTCCTGGCGATCGGGCTGTTCGTGTTCTTCATTCTGTTCGGCAGCCCGGGAGCGCTGGTCGAATCGATCGAGAACCATCCGCAGGTGGAACAGGCGCTTTCCTACCGCACCTCGCTCGGAACCTGGCTGGTGATGACCGTCCTCAGCAGCTTCGCCATCATCATGCTGCCGCGGCAGTTTTATGTGATGATCGTCGAGAACCGCACGGAGAAGGAACTGCGGCACGCCACCTGGGTGTTCCCGCTCTATCTCGTCGCCATCAATCTCTTCGTGCTGCCGATTGCCCTGGTCGGTCTGTCGACCGTCGGCGCCAAGACGAGCAGCGATCTCTACGTGCTCGCGATCCCCCTGCTGGCCGGACAGGACGCGCTGGCGCTCCTGGCCTTCATCGGGGGGTTGTCGGCGGCAACCGCCATGGTGATCGTGGAAAGCGTGGCGCTGGCCATCATGATCTCCAACGACCTCGTCATCCCGCTGTTCGTGCGCCGCCTCCTCAAGTCCGAGGCCAGCGAGAACGAGGACTGGTCGTCGCTGATCCTCAACGTGCGGCGCGCATCGATCTTCGTGATCCTGTTCGTCGCCTTCCTCTACTATCGCGAAAGCACCGACAACGCCCGGTTGGCCTCGATCGGCCTGATGTCGTTCGCGGCGATCGCGCAGTTTGCGCCGGCGTTCTTCGGCGGCCTCATCTGGCGCGGGGCCAACGCGCGCGGCGCGGTTCTCGGCATGGCCGCCGGTATCGTCGTCTGGGCCTACACGCTGCTCTTTCCGTCGCTCGTCCCGCCCAACCTTTCGATCATCGTGGACGGACCGTTCGGCATCGAAGCGTTGCGGCCGCAGGCGCTATTCGGCACCGTCGCCGAACCGCTGAATCACGGCGTGCTCTGGAGCCTCTCGATCAACACGCTCTTCTTCGTGCTGGGGTCGCTATCGCGCGCGGCGGTGGCGCTGGAGCGAATCCAGGCGGCGATCTTCGTGCCGCGCGATTCCAGCCCGATGCCCATGCTGCGCCGTTTCCGCACGGCGGTGACCATCGACGAGCTCAAGGACACGATCTCACGCTATCTCGGCGTCGAGCGGACGGAGCGTTCCTTCCAGACCTTCGAGGCGAACCACGGGGGCAGGCTGCACGGCAGCGACCAGGCCAGCATGAGCGTCATTCGCTTTTCGGAGCAATTGCTGGCCAGCGCCGTTGGTTCGTCCTCGGCGCGGCTCATCCTCTCGCTCCTGTTCCAGCGCCATGACAGCAGCGCCAAGGACACGTTCCGCCTGCTCGACGACGCGACCGAGGCGCTGCAGTACAATCGCGACCTCCTGCAGATCGCCCTCGACCAGATGGCGCAGGGCATCACCGTCTTCGACAAGGATTTTCGCCTGACGTGCTGGAACCGACAGTACCGCCAGCTCTTCGACCTGCCCGACGAAATGGGGCAGATCGGCGTTTCGCTGGACCAGGTGCTGCGCTTCCTCGCCAGACGCGGCGACATCTCCAACGAGCAGGCGGTGGGCGCGCTGAATCGCCTGACCGCCTTCGGCAATCCGTGGCAGCTCGAGTTGAAGACCAGCGGCCGCACCGTCGAGCTGAGGTCGAACCCCATGCCGGATGGCGGCATGGTCGCCACCTACACGGACATCTCCGCACGCGTCGCCGCCGACCGTGCGCTGAAGCAGGCCAACGAGTCGCTGGAGCTGCGCGTCCAGAACCGGACCGCGGAGCTGACCCGCGTCAACGAGGAGCTGGCGCAGGCGCAGATGCTCGCAGAGGAAGCCAATCTCGGCAAGACGCGCTTCCTGGCGGCGGCCGGGCACGACATCCTGCAGCCGCTCAACGCGGCGCGGCTCTATGCCTCTTCGCTCATGGAGAAAGCCGGCAGGGGTCCGATCAAGGAGGCGGCCGGCAGTATCGAATCCTCGCTCGAATCCGTGGAAACGATCCTCGGCGCGGTGCTCGACATCTCACGCCTCGACGCCGGGGCGATGAAGCCCCAGGAGAGCGTCTTCCGGCTTGACGAGCTGCTGCGACAGATCGGGACCGATTTCATGCCGTTGGCGGCGAAGAAGGGTCTGCAGCTGCGTATCCTGCCGTCGTCGCTGGCCGTTGAAACGGACCGCAACCTGCTGCGGCGCCTGGTACAGAACCTCGTCTCCAACGCCATCAAGTACACACGATCGGGCAAGATCGTCGTCGGCGTGAGGCGACGCGGCGAACTGGCGGAAATCCAGGTGCTGGACACCGGCATCGGCATCGCGCCGGAGAAGCTGAACACCGTGTTCCACGAATTCCGCCGGCTGGATGACGGCATTCGCGAGGCGGAAGGGCTCGGTCTCGGCCTGTCGATCGTCGACAGGATTGCACGCGTGCTCAGGCTGGAGCTTCGGCTCCATTCGGAAAAAGGCAAGGGAACGCAGGCGTCGGTGCTCATCCCGGTCACGCAGGCGGCGGCGCCGACGGCCGTGGCCGCCAAGAAGCGGCCGGCGCCGATCACCGTCGCGCTGAACGGGCTGCTCGTCTACGCCATCGACAACGACCCACGCATCCTCGACGGGATGCGCCTGCTGCTCGAAGGATGGGGCTGCCGCGTCGAGATTTTCCGTGGAGCGGCGGCGTTCCCTGCCGTCGGCGAAGATGTCGAACCGCCGGACCTGATCCTCGCAGACTATCACCTCGACGCCGAGACAGGCCTCGATGCGGTCGCTGCGTTGCGGGAAATTTTTGGTCCTGCCCTGCCCGCAGTGCTCATCACCGCCGACCGCTCCCAGGAGGTGCGGGACGCCGCGGAAGCGATGGACATGCCGGTGATCA
This portion of the Mesorhizobium shangrilense genome encodes:
- a CDS encoding pyridoxal phosphate-dependent aminotransferase produces the protein MTFMTHIQPAAARAPASGIVSVVNYGRDRPGLIPLWAGEGDLPTPDFISEAAAKGLRDGETFYTWQRGIPDLREALARYYQRHFGRAFPAEEFIVTSSGMHAIQLAIQLVAGGGDDLVYLSPAWPNFAGAAIVAGANPIPVALHLSGNGWSLDLDLLEASITPKTRAIFLNSPCNPTGWTADLATLKAVLDLARRKGLWIIADEIYSLFHYDGGRAPSFLDIMAPEDRILFVNTFSKNWAMTGWRVGWLRVHPSLQQTLENLIQYSTSGVAQFMQRGAIAALDEGDAFVASQVERAHRARDLVCGIIGATGRARFAVPLGAFYLFFAVDGLENSMDAAIEIVDKANVGLAPGTAFGAGGEGFLRLCFHRRLDQVEEAATRVADRLGSR
- a CDS encoding PAS domain-containing hybrid sensor histidine kinase/response regulator gives rise to the protein MQALFVGVLAVAYVTLLFWIASIGDRRSVARASSLPRPNIYALSLGIYCTSWTFFGSVGLASERNFEFLAIYIGPILVFTFGFPLLRRLVRLAKAEKITSIADFLGARYGKSFGVASIATLIATVGAVPYIALQLKAISGSMSLIVEHHTGAPFSFDPFVSDISLVVAMLLAVFAVLFGTRHADATEHQDGLVLAVAVESVVKLAAFLAIGLFVFFILFGSPGALVESIENHPQVEQALSYRTSLGTWLVMTVLSSFAIIMLPRQFYVMIVENRTEKELRHATWVFPLYLVAINLFVLPIALVGLSTVGAKTSSDLYVLAIPLLAGQDALALLAFIGGLSAATAMVIVESVALAIMISNDLVIPLFVRRLLKSEASENEDWSSLILNVRRASIFVILFVAFLYYRESTDNARLASIGLMSFAAIAQFAPAFFGGLIWRGANARGAVLGMAAGIVVWAYTLLFPSLVPPNLSIIVDGPFGIEALRPQALFGTVAEPLNHGVLWSLSINTLFFVLGSLSRAAVALERIQAAIFVPRDSSPMPMLRRFRTAVTIDELKDTISRYLGVERTERSFQTFEANHGGRLHGSDQASMSVIRFSEQLLASAVGSSSARLILSLLFQRHDSSAKDTFRLLDDATEALQYNRDLLQIALDQMAQGITVFDKDFRLTCWNRQYRQLFDLPDEMGQIGVSLDQVLRFLARRGDISNEQAVGALNRLTAFGNPWQLELKTSGRTVELRSNPMPDGGMVATYTDISARVAADRALKQANESLELRVQNRTAELTRVNEELAQAQMLAEEANLGKTRFLAAAGHDILQPLNAARLYASSLMEKAGRGPIKEAAGSIESSLESVETILGAVLDISRLDAGAMKPQESVFRLDELLRQIGTDFMPLAAKKGLQLRILPSSLAVETDRNLLRRLVQNLVSNAIKYTRSGKIVVGVRRRGELAEIQVLDTGIGIAPEKLNTVFHEFRRLDDGIREAEGLGLGLSIVDRIARVLRLELRLHSEKGKGTQASVLIPVTQAAAPTAVAAKKRPAPITVALNGLLVYAIDNDPRILDGMRLLLEGWGCRVEIFRGAAAFPAVGEDVEPPDLILADYHLDAETGLDAVAALREIFGPALPAVLITADRSQEVRDAAEAMDMPVINKPVKPAVLRTMMMRARRMAQAAE
- the galE gene encoding UDP-glucose 4-epimerase GalE produces the protein MAVLVTGGAGYIGSHMVWELLGGGEEVVVLDRLSSGFDWAVAPEARLYVGDIADAALVAKILREHSVDAIVHFAGSIVVPESVADPLGYYGNNTAGTRTLLEQAVRGGVPHFIFSSTAAVYGSAGLEPIVEDARLAPESPYGRSKLMCEWMLADAAAAHPLTYTALRYFNVAGADPRGRTGQSTAGATHLIKVACETATGKRKAMQVYGTDYPTPDGTCVRDYIHVSDLVAAHRLALQRLREGGGSLVANCGYSHGYSVLDVIESVRRVHGSDLAVTMAPRRPGDAASVIADSNLARRELAWTPQHDDLDGIVTSALEWERVLARKNSSAG
- the hemA gene encoding 5-aminolevulinate synthase, translating into MNYQRFFEEAVDQVHAERRYRVFADLERIVGSFPRAIWRNNGQTKEITVWCSNDYLGMGQHPDVIAAMQNAVGRMGSGAGGTRNISGNNHPLVELENELADLHGKEAGLVFTSGFVSNEASISTIGRLLPNCLILSDELNHASMIEGVRRSGAEKKIFRHNDVAHLESLLQAAGRERAKLIVFESVYSMDGDIAPIKEIVELAERYNAMTYIDEVHAVGMYGARGGGISERDGLAHRIDIIEGTLAKAFGTLGGYITGTRTIIDAVRSYAPGFIFTTALPPAIAAATTASIRHLKASQVERDAQHRQAQRAKDVLSAAGFPVMPSVTHIVPILVGDPELCKMATDRLLGKHGIYIQPINYPTVPRGTERLRITPTPFHSDALIEELKDALIETWDALGIPYGEAGQPSLAKSDRIIPLLVPKSGG
- the mscL gene encoding large conductance mechanosensitive channel protein MscL; the protein is MLKEFQEFISKGNVMDLAVGVIIGGAFGLIVNSLVGDIIMPIVGAVFGGFDFSNYFLPLSSNVTALSLEEAKKQGAVFAYGNFLTVVINFLILAWIIFLMVKGVNTMRRKLEKEKTAAPAAPPADVALLTEIRDILAKK